The proteins below come from a single Mugil cephalus isolate CIBA_MC_2020 chromosome 7, CIBA_Mcephalus_1.1, whole genome shotgun sequence genomic window:
- the LOC125010302 gene encoding Golgi reassembly-stacking protein 2-like encodes MGGSQSVEIPGGGSEGYHVLRVQENSPGHRAGLEPFFDFIVSINNTRLNKDNDTLKDLLKASVEKPVKMLVYSSKTLELRESTVTPSNLWGGQGLLGVSIRFCSFEGANENVWHVLEVEPNSPAALAGLRPHTDYIIGADTVMNETEDLFSLIESHEGKGLKLYVYNTDTDNCREVVITPNSAWGGEGSLGCGIGYGYLHRIPTRPFEEGKKISFPGNSPSEPVSPLKDGFTEVQLSAVTPPTTASAVPPGLEDSLSSLSISSAPPTMPSELQTGLPTVPLLPSSTNPSLSPLAPLNPAAASFNPATTLPGLMPLPGGLPPLPHLPNLNLPLPDLSAVSLPGAGALPAGTTVPSLAPLPPLNIPGLAPLPPLPTMLPSQLPPLLSQGVTPLLPTSTSAPAASVTVTAAPAADVTAPTDALPANTESLAPTETTTSS; translated from the exons ATGGGAGGATCGCAGAGCGTGGAGATACCGGGGGGAGGCTCAGAGGGCTACCACGTCCTCCGG GTTCAGGAGAACTCGCCTGGACACCGAGCAGGACTGGAGCCTTTCTTCGACTTCATCGTCTCCATCAATAACACCAGACTG AACAAAGACAACGACACCTTGAAGGACTTGCTCAAAGCCAGCGTGGAGAAACCAGTCAAGATGCTGGTTTACTCCTCAAAGACCCTGGAGCTGCGGGAGTCCACGGTGACGCCCAGCAACCTGTGGGGGGGCCAGGGTCTGCTCGGTGTGTCGATTCGCTTCTGCAGCTTTGAGGGGGCCAATGAGAATGTTTGGCACGTGCTG gaagtggagcCTAACTCTCCAGCGGCCCTCGCTGGCTTGCGGCCGCACACTGACTACATCATCGGAGCGGACACAGTTATGAATGAG ACCGAGGACCTTTTCTCTCTGATAGAGAGCCACGAGGGGAAGGGTCTGAAGCTCTATGTgtacaacacagacacagacaactgCCGAGAGGTGGTCATCACACCAAACAGTGCCTGGGGAGGAGAGGGCAG CCTTGGGTGTGGCATCGGCTACGGATACCTCCACAGGATCCCCACCCGGCCTTTtgaggaggggaagaagatCAGCTTCCCTGGAAACTCTCCCAGTGAACCTGTCAGTCCGCTGAAGGATGGATTCACCGAG GTCCAGCTCTCAGCGGtgaccccccccaccaccgcGTCCGCTGTCCCACCTGGACTCGAAGACTCCCTCTCCAGCCTGTCCATCAGCTCAGCCCCGCCCACCATGCCCAGCGAGCTGCAGACGG GTTTGCCTACTGTCCCTCTGCTGCCCTCTTCCACGAATCCCTCCCTCAGCCCCCTCGCTCCGCTCAATCCTGCTGCCGCTAGCTTCAACCCCGCCACCACGCTACCAG GGCTGATGCCTCTCCCAGGCGGCTTACCTCCACTCCCTCACCTTCCCAACCTGAACCTGCCACTCCCAGACCTCAGTGCCGTGTCACTACCGGGCGCCGGCGCCTTACCAGCAGGAACCACAG TCCCATCTCTGGCACCACTCCCACCCCTGAACATACCCGGTCTGGCCCCGTTGCCCCCTCTGCCCACCATGCTGCCCTCCCAGttgcctcctcttctctctcaggGCGTGACCCCCCTCCtgcccacctccacctccgccccCGCAGCCTCCGTCACAGTCACAGCTGCGCCCGCGGCCGACGTCACAGCCCCCACAGATGCTCTCCCCGCCAACACGGAATCCCTCGCCCCTACGGAAACGACGACGTCGTCGTAA